GAATACCTGCATTAAAATGCGCCGCGCCTTATCAATTTTTTCTTCGCCCTGCGCCAATGAACAGCGCGCGCCGCTGCCCATGCCGATCATCATCCCCACCGCAAGCAAAACGCCCGACAGCGGCCAGGCCATATTAATGGCAGAAAGACCTTCAGCGCCCATCGCATGACCGATAAAGGCACCATCAACAATTTGATACAAGCCGCTGATCAGCAGTGCGGCAATGGCCGGAATACTGTAGTGCCAGAATGTACGGGTAATACTTTGCTGCAACATAACTTTTCCCAGATCTCTTTCTATCTATTTCTCATCGCTATTCAGCCGGTTTTTAAACTGCCGCAGGCTTTGTGGAGCAAACGCTCAAACTGCTGTTGTTCTTCTGGCGTCAACGAGGCCGCCATTTGCTGAGTGGTTTGTGCATAAATATCCATCTCTTCCTTTTCTAGCGCAGCTCCCTTCTCGGTGGCCTGTAACAACGTTGCACGACCATCCTCAGGACAGGAAATACGTTGAATATAGCCGCGTTTTTCCAATTTGCTCACCATCGCGCTGGCAGAGGCTTTGCTGACTTTCATACATTCAGCCAGTTCCGTGAGCCGCATCCCCTGCGAGTGCTCAAGTAACACATAGAGGTAGTCAAACTCACTGTTCG
This is a stretch of genomic DNA from Hafnia alvei. It encodes these proteins:
- a CDS encoding MarR family winged helix-turn-helix transcriptional regulator, translated to MINDLKKLQWHLWFCWREVSRQSGSMELTNSEFDYLYVLLEHSQGMRLTELAECMKVSKASASAMVSKLEKRGYIQRISCPEDGRATLLQATEKGAALEKEEMDIYAQTTQQMAASLTPEEQQQFERLLHKACGSLKTG